The genomic window CAGCAACAAAAAAGGGACGGCGCGTCAGCGCCGTCCCCCGATAGCCCCCGCACTGCGGGAAGCGCCATCCCTGCCAGCAGCAATCAGCCGGCGCGACCGCCGCCGTTGCCACCCTGGCCGCGGCCACGGCCGCCACCATTGCCGCCGCCGCCGCGACGCTGGCCCTGGCCGGCGCCAGCACGCTGCTGGCCATTGCCGCCGCCTTCGCGACGACCGCCGCCGGACTTCTTCGGACCGGCATGCGCATGGCGCGGTGCATCGCCGTGCGGACGGCGGGCGTGGGTCTTGCGCGGTGCGCGCTCACCGGTATCGGCCTCGGCCTTGCCCGGCGCGCTGTTGCCCCAGCGGATCGGCACCTGCAGCTCGAAGCCCGGCACATCGCGGATGTCCATGTCACGGCCGAGCAGGCGCACGATCGCCCGCAGCAGCTTCACTTCATCCTGCGCGACCAGCGAGATCGCCTGGCCGGTGGCGCCGTTGCGGCCGGTGCGGCCGATGCGGTGCACGTAGTCCTCGGCCACCATCGGCAGATCGAAGTTGATCACCTTCGGCAGTTCGTTGATGTCGATACCGCGCGCGGCGATGTCGGTGGCGACCAGCACGGTCACCCGGCCGGCCTTGAAGTCGCCCAGCGCACGCAGGCGCTGGCCCTGGCTCTTGTTGCCGTGGATCGCCGCGGTCTTGATGCCGGACTTCTCCAGGAACGCGGCCAGCTTGTCGCTGCCGTGCTTGGTGCGGGCGAACACCAGGGTCTGCTCACGGCTGTCCTGCGCCAGCAGGTGCAGCAGCAGGTCGCGCTTGCGGCCGCCATCGACCGGATGCACGCGGTGGGTGATGGTCTCGGCGACGGTGTTCTTCGGCGTGACCTGGATCTGCTCCGGGTTGCGCATGAACTCCAGCGCCAGCTGGCGGATGTTGTCCTCGAAGGTGGCCGAGAACAGCAGGGTCTGCCGGTTCTGCTTGGGCAGCTTGGCCAGGATGCGCTTGATCGACGGCAGGAAGCCCATGTCGAGCATGCGGTCGGCTTCGTCCAGCACCAGCAGTTCAATGCCGGACAGGTCGATGCTGCGACGCTCCAGGTGGTCGATCAGGCGGCCCGGGCAGGCCACCAGCAGGTCCACGCCACGGCGCAGGATGTCCAGCTGGTTGCCCATGCCGACGCCGCCGTAGATGCAGGCGCTGGGGATGCGCAGGTACTTGCTGTAGCCGCGCAGGCTGTCATGCACCTGGGTGGCCAGCTCGCGGGTCGGGGCCAGGATTAAGGCGCGCGGCTTGCGCGGGCCGGAGCGCACTTCCTGCGAAGCGGTGCCCAGGTGCTGCAGCAGCGGCAGGCCGAACGCCGCGGTCTTGCCGGTACCGGTCTGTGCGCCGGCCAGCAGGTCGCGCCCGGCCAGCACCAGCGGAATCGCCTGCTGCTGGATCGGGGTGGGGGTTTCGTAGCCCTGCTCGGCGAGCGCACGCAGCAGGAAGGGCGCAAGGCCCAGGGATTCAAAAGACATCGAGATTGCTCCAAGTACAGTTGACGCCTGTCCGAACGGACAGACGGGGGCAGATCACACTGATCGGCTGACTCGGAGCGTTCCCGTGAACCGCGCTGCGAGAATTGGGTGCAGCCGACGCGGAGCGCAGGCTGGAATGCGTGACGAACGGCGTCGGAGTGGGGGCGGGCGACGGGGCGGACCCCGGACGCCGGCGATCCCGGAGGGAAACGGACGGCCGCTGCAGACCCTGCAAGTCTAAACGATGTTTGAGACTTCACGCAAAAAGGCCTGTTCAGGTTGGGGGGGTCTCTGCAGGGCTGCGCCCTGCACCTGCAGAGGCCGAAGCAACGTCAACGTCCAAAGCTGGTGTCCTGAGGGGTGGCGGGGTGGGTCCGGCTGAGGGGGACGCCGTAAATACGTCCATGTAGGCTCGGTCGCGGCATCCCTGCCGCTCACGCCCCCTCAACCGGACCCACCCCGCCTTCGACAGTTTTCCGCGATCTGTCAGATCTCATTCGATTTATCTCGTTGTTTGACGGATTTCGACGATGAATGATGCGGATGTTCAATCCGTCATCGGGAAACTGCCGGGGGTGGGGCGGTGTGGGTGGACAGGACCGTTGGCGCCATGGATGGCGCCATCGAGCCCCCATGGATGGGTTTACGGCGTGTCCTGCCCACCCACACCGCCCCGCCCAACTCACAGACAACCCAGAGCCGGCTGTTGCTGTTGCTTTGGCTTTGGCTTTGGCTTTGGCTTGAAGAGCAGGTGCAGGGCTGCAAGCCCTGCGAACCCCCTCCTGCGGTAGGGTGGGCCGATGCCGCGCTGCAGCTTGGCGCCGCCGCGCATTTGATTACACTTGAAACTTGTTTGCCCACGACTCCGGACACACCCCATGAAGCTTGGTTCTTTGAAGGAAGGCGGCCGCGACGGCACCTTGATCGTCGTCTCGCGCGACCTGCGCCACGGCGTTCGCGCCACCGGCATCGCCGCGACCCTGCAGCAGGCCCTGGAAGACTGGAGCCATGTCGCGCCGCGCCTGAACGCCCTGTCCGATTCACTGAACGCCGGCGATGCCGACGGCGTCTTCGATATGGACCCGCAGGCACTGGCTGCACCGTTGCCGCGCGCCTATGAGTTCGTCGATGGCAGCGCCTACCTGCCGCACGTCGAGCGCGTGCGCCGGGCCCGTGGCGCCGAGGTGCCGGAGAGCTTCTATACCGATCCGCTGATGTACCAGGCCACCAGCGCCGGCTTCTACGGCCCGCGCGACGCGGTGCGGGTGGTCAGCGAGGAGTACGGCATCGACCTGGAAGCGGAGCTGGTGGTGATCACCGACGACGTGCCGATGGCTGCCAGCGCCGAACAGGCCGCCGGCCACATCCAGCTGATCGGCCTGGTCAACGACGTATCACTGCGCAACCTGATTCCCGGCGAACTGGCCAAGGGCTTCGGTTTCCTGCAGTCCAAGCCGCGCTCGGCGCTGTCGCCGGTGTTCGTCACCCCTGATGAGCTGGGGGATGCCTGGCAGGACAGCAAGGTCCACCTGCCGCTGCTGACCCACATCAACGGGCAGTGGTTCGGCGCCCCCGAAGCCGGCGTGGACATGCAGTTCAACTTCGCGCAGCTGGTCGCACACGCGGCCAGGACCCGTCCGCTCGGTGCCGGCACCATCGTCGGCTCGGGCACCATCGCCAACGAAGACACCAGCAAGGGCGCATCCTGCTTCGCCGAGCAGCGCGTGGTGGAAACCCTCCGCGACGGCAAGCCGAGCACGCCGTTCATGTCCTTCGGCGATGTGGTGCGTATCGAGATGCTCGACGCTGCCGGCAACAGCATCTTCGGTGCGATCGAACAGCGCATCGAACAGGCGGCCAGGTCCTGAGCAGGGAGACGGCGATGGAGATCCCGGTCGACGACGGCATCGTGCTGTACACCTACTGGCGCTCCAGCGCTGCCTACCGCGTGCGCATCGGCCTGGCCCTGAAAGACCTGGCCTGGGAGGCGCGGCCGGTGCACCTGGTGCGCGACGGCGGCGAGCAGCACGACGATGCCTACCGCACGCTCAATCCGCAGCAGCTGGTGCCCACGCTGCTGCATGACGGGCATACGCTGACCCAGTCGCTGGCGATCCTGGAATACCTGGAGGAACGCTTTCCGCAGGCCCCGCTGCTGCCTGCCGATGCGGCAGGGCGCGCGCGGGTACGCGCGCTGGCCCAGCTGGTGGCCTGTGACATCCACCCAATCAACAACCTGCGGGTGATGCAGTACCTCGAGCGGGAGCTGCAGCTGCCCGCCGATGCGCGCATGCACTGGACCCTGCACTGGATGGCCGAGGGCTTCGCGGCGATGGAAGCGATGCTCACGGCCAGTGCGGATACCGGCCTGTTCTGCCACGGCGACCGCCCTGGACTGGCCGACATCTGTCTGCTGCCGCAGCTGTACAACGCGCACCGCTTCGGCCTGGACCTGGCGCCGTACCCGACCCTGCGCCGCATCGAAGCGGCCTGCCAGGCACTGGACGCCTTCGACGGCGCCCGCCCGGAAAACCAGCCCGACGCCGCCTGATGGGCCGCCGCGCTCGCCGGGCCCGGCGCTAGCGCTCGGACGTCGGTGGTAGCGCCGGGACATGCCCGGCGGATTCCGCATCGTCGGCCCGCAAGCGACGCAGGTCATCGCGGAACAGCCGGTAGGCCTCCTCACGCCGGGCGTCGTCGCCCTGCCGCAGCACCCAGGCTGGATGCACGGTGGCATAGCCACGGGTGCCGTCTTCCAGCGTGTGCCAGCGCCCGCGGTCGCGTGACAGCTGGAAGCCCGCGCCGAACACCGAGGCGGCCGCGGTCGCGCCCAGGCAGACGATCACCTGCGGCCGCACGCGTGCGATCTCGCCCAGCAGCCACGGCCGGCAGGCGTGCACGTGCCGGCTTTCCGGGCGCTTGTGCAGGCGTACCTTGCCGCGTCGTTCGTGGTGGAAGTGCTTCACCGCGTTGGTCAGGTACAGCGTGCCGCGGTCGATGCCGAGCTCGGCCAGCGCGCGGTCCAGCAGTTGGCCTGCCGGGCCCGCGAACGGACGGCCACACAGATCCTCGGTATCGCCGGGTTGTTCGCCGATCACCATCACGCGCGCATCGGCCGGGCCCCGGCCGAAC from Stenotrophomonas sp. 704A1 includes these protein-coding regions:
- a CDS encoding DEAD/DEAH box helicase, giving the protein MSFESLGLAPFLLRALAEQGYETPTPIQQQAIPLVLAGRDLLAGAQTGTGKTAAFGLPLLQHLGTASQEVRSGPRKPRALILAPTRELATQVHDSLRGYSKYLRIPSACIYGGVGMGNQLDILRRGVDLLVACPGRLIDHLERRSIDLSGIELLVLDEADRMLDMGFLPSIKRILAKLPKQNRQTLLFSATFEDNIRQLALEFMRNPEQIQVTPKNTVAETITHRVHPVDGGRKRDLLLHLLAQDSREQTLVFARTKHGSDKLAAFLEKSGIKTAAIHGNKSQGQRLRALGDFKAGRVTVLVATDIAARGIDINELPKVINFDLPMVAEDYVHRIGRTGRNGATGQAISLVAQDEVKLLRAIVRLLGRDMDIRDVPGFELQVPIRWGNSAPGKAEADTGERAPRKTHARRPHGDAPRHAHAGPKKSGGGRREGGGNGQQRAGAGQGQRRGGGGNGGGRGRGQGGNGGGRAG
- a CDS encoding fumarylacetoacetate hydrolase family protein; this translates as MKLGSLKEGGRDGTLIVVSRDLRHGVRATGIAATLQQALEDWSHVAPRLNALSDSLNAGDADGVFDMDPQALAAPLPRAYEFVDGSAYLPHVERVRRARGAEVPESFYTDPLMYQATSAGFYGPRDAVRVVSEEYGIDLEAELVVITDDVPMAASAEQAAGHIQLIGLVNDVSLRNLIPGELAKGFGFLQSKPRSALSPVFVTPDELGDAWQDSKVHLPLLTHINGQWFGAPEAGVDMQFNFAQLVAHAARTRPLGAGTIVGSGTIANEDTSKGASCFAEQRVVETLRDGKPSTPFMSFGDVVRIEMLDAAGNSIFGAIEQRIEQAARS
- the maiA gene encoding maleylacetoacetate isomerase, translating into MEIPVDDGIVLYTYWRSSAAYRVRIGLALKDLAWEARPVHLVRDGGEQHDDAYRTLNPQQLVPTLLHDGHTLTQSLAILEYLEERFPQAPLLPADAAGRARVRALAQLVACDIHPINNLRVMQYLERELQLPADARMHWTLHWMAEGFAAMEAMLTASADTGLFCHGDRPGLADICLLPQLYNAHRFGLDLAPYPTLRRIEAACQALDAFDGARPENQPDAA